A portion of the Zymoseptoria tritici IPO323 chromosome 8, whole genome shotgun sequence genome contains these proteins:
- the MgSte12 gene encoding transcription factor, STE-like protein (In Saccharomyces this gene expresses a transcription factor that is activated by a MAP kinase signaling cascade, activates genes involved in mating or pseudohyphal/invasive growth pathways; cooperates with Tec1p transcription factor to regulate genes specific for invasive growth) → MPPPQPRSVQPETFLLDQDAQQSLPQDSVVALQQVDNLKYFLISAPVDWRQDSYCRRFLLPTGEYVSCVLWNNLFHISGTDIVRCLSFRFQAFGRPVKNSKKFEEGIFSDLRNLKSGTDASLEEPKSPFLDFLYKNNCIRTQKKQKVFYWYSVPHDRLFLDALERDLKREKMGQEATTVAVSEPALSFEFDSSQSLFEQLTKAQQNNQSTFNGQPPSMPQSHSTSPVLRAVDSMPPPTMIPQQMPATSMPQQMNQHSMPPPQHSMQAMHDDSMNHVSTYSQMAMPPMPSQIQKTREQSLGPVFDRNGIPLAQAGNRHSSMPAYMEYSPAPSFVSSHFEDYSQRGLSFEPLTPPQGTVGMPSEATYIANEDTGLYAAMPDPGMQQSFNPLMSMQSNLQNGQYQNMQRSYQQPQPVYSVLEGSPTYKQRRRRSSLTGANGIPVSSAGGMQLNTHAVHKPSDLRRSVSASVGPDGQELSYNDSPASLHTNQQHQGQLMGEHKELADLSRHSTPQHAVEGAMDDSRAHQQTMMNNVQTEDFAQYNNPNSGHDYRQPHQLHPNAIRTNGVFRRARSATVSDSPYAQKAHSCPIPMCGRLFKRLEHLKRHVRTHTQERPYICTLCNKAFSRSDNLAQHRRTHETSADGSAPSEEEMEEERDAMQEDTNGNNGDLDDSAYQVIAGMSTGVDMPGLPTHVDMRSLSGHDGMGIAPQMVTTGDYHH, encoded by the exons ATGCCACCACCGCAGCCACGATCCGTGCAGCCCGAAACATTCCTCCTGGACCAGGATGCACAGCAGAGCTTGCCTCAAGATTCAGTGGTCGCGCTGCAGCAGGTGGACAATC TGAAATACTTTCTCATATCTGCTCCTGTGGACTGGAGACAAGACTCGTACTGCAGGAGATTTCTCTTGCCAACCGGCGAATACGTGTCTTGCGTGTTATG GAACAATCTCTTCCACATCTCCGGGACCGACATTGTCCGATGCTTGTCGTTCCGTTTCCAGGCTTTCGGCCGACCCGTCAAGAACTCGAAAAAGTTTGAGGAGGGTATCTTCTCCGACCTGCGAAACCTGAAATCTGGCACCGATGCCTCGTTGGAAGAGCCCAAGAGCCCGTTCCTGGACTTCCTCTACAAGAACAACTGCATTCGCACGCAAAAGAAGCAGAAAGTGTTCTACTGGTACAGCGTTCCCCATGACCGCCTTTTCCTGGACGCCCTTGAGCGCGATCTCAAGCGAGAAAAGATGGGACAGGAAGCCACCACTGTCGCCGTCAGCGAACCCGCGCTGTCCTTCGAATTCGACTCCTCTCAGTCGCTCTTTGAGCAGCTCACCAAGGCGCAACAGAACAACCAATCGACTTTCAACGGCCAGCCACCATCCATGCCTCAATCACACTCCACATCGCCAGTCCTCCGCGCCGTTGATTCGATGCCACCACCCACCATGATCCCACAGCAGATGCCAGCCACCTCGATGCCACAGCAGATGAACCAGCACAGTATGCCACCACCACAGCACAGTATGCAAGCCATGCACGACGACTCGATGAATCACGTCTCAACCTACTCCCAGATGGCGATGCCGCCAATGCCCTCTCAGATCCAGAAGACCCGTGAGCAGTCACTCGGACCAGTTTTCGACCGAAATGGAATTCCACTCGCGCAGGCAGGGAACCGACACAGCTCAATGCCTGCTTATATGGAGTACTCACCTGCACCGTCATTCGTGTCGTCGCACTTTGAGGACTACAGCCAGCGCGGGTTGTCCTTTGAGCCTTTGACACCACCTCAGGGCACCGTTGGCATGCCATCAGAGGCTACTTACATCGCCAATGAGGATACCGGATTGTACGCCGCGATGCCAGACCCTGGCATGCAACAATCTTTCAACCCGTTGATGTCGATGCAATCAAACCTGCAGAATGGCCAGTACCAGAACATGCAACGATCGTATCAACAACCTCAACCCGTTTACTCCGTTCTCGAAGGCTCACCAACCTACAAACAGCGTCGACGACGATCATCCTTGACTGGAGCCAACGGCATTCCCGTCAGCTCGGCCGGTGGGATGCAACTGAACACACACGCGGTTCACAAACCAAGTGATCTTCGCCGATCCGTGTCAGCATCTGTCGGTCCCGACGGTCAAGAACTGTCGTACAACGACTCTCCCGCCAGTCTTCACACCAACCAGCAACATCAAGGTCAGCTCATGGGCGAGCACAAGGAACTCGCAGACCTCTCCCGTCACAGCACACCACAACACGCCGTTGAAGGCGCCATGGATGACTCCCGCGCCCACCAACAGACAATGATGAACAACGTCCAAACCGAAGACTTTGCCCAATACAACAACCCCAATTCCGGCCACGACTATCGCCAACCTCACCAACTTCACCCCAACGCCATCCGCACAAACGGCGTATTTCGCCGCGCTCGCAGCGCCACCGTCAGCGATTCACCATATGCCCAAAAAGCCCACTCCTGTCCGATCCCCATGTGCGGCCGTCTGTTCAAGCGCCTAGAGCACCTGAAGCGCCACGTTCGCACGCACACCCAGGAACGACCATACATTTGCACACTATGCAACAAGGCCTTCTCCCGCTCGGACAACCTGGCTCAACATCGTCGCACGCACGAGACGAGCGCTGATGGCTCCGCACcaagcgaggaggagatggaggaggaaaggGACGCGATGCAGGAGGATACTAATGGTAACAACGGCGACCTGGACGACTCGGCGTACCAGGTCATAGCGGGTATGTCGACTGGTGTTGACATGCCGGGTTTGCCGACGCACGTCGATATGAGGAGTCTGAGTGGACACGACGGTATGGGCATCGCGCCGCAGATGGTCACAACGGGAGACTACCACCACTGA